Proteins found in one Sorghum bicolor cultivar BTx623 chromosome 1, Sorghum_bicolor_NCBIv3, whole genome shotgun sequence genomic segment:
- the LOC8080163 gene encoding kinetochore protein nuf2, producing the protein MASSFSFPLFTPADIVAALHSYGIAPSPSFCAEDVVHPQPGLLAEVLQLFLLNFVGDEPDEQLQFNALQVLDNPEHHMRALRFSRIYKRANAFLQSIQFRDLNIRDLLRADGPRVVHILSALINFLFFRQEKLTLLEPIVEEYGAIEKRQGELRAKIAELSKAKEDHLLKEQVEAHMVQQLENEVNALKQRLHDYNREQLSLRNASKALDEKREDTLRKINQADFELVKVMQEKKKLSAKIVHSPEKLQRNLEEKKSVRDELKNLEKIAMQKVQEKTNTLEMYTKVSEKLAKHLSKISAVHEKSAAAKAFEKDVKAHKEKISDQNLEIKALRNKAAEWEMKVLENEAKVKAKEKERDQRVGEHNRKMTALKSEVESEQKCLEEKERKIKETIDKGSELCSQADSVAEAGRKKIEEIYGKYDQVCEAANMYIDGSDQSFEETDEAAAMLKTIAQSGA; encoded by the exons ATGGCGAGCTCATTCTCCTTCCCGCTGTTTACGCCGGCGGATATCGTGGCGGCGCTGCACAGCTACGGCATCGCGCCCAGCCCTAGCTTCTGCGCCGAGGACGTCGTCCACCCTCAGCCCGGCCTCCTCGCCGAGGTCCTCCAGCTCTTCCTCCTCAACTTCGTCGG CGACGAGCCCGACGAGCAGCTACAGTTCAATGCCCTGCAGGTGCTCGACAACCCGGAGCACCACATGCGCGCCCTACGGTTTTCGCGGATCTACAAGAGGGCCAACGCTTTCCTCCAGTCCATCCAGTTCCGGGACCTCAATATCCGCGACCTCCTCCGCGCCGACGGCCCCCGTGTCGTCCACATCCTCAGCGCCCTCATCAACTTTCTCTTCTTCAGGCAAGAGAAGCTCACCTTGCTAGAGCCTATCGTCGAAGAGTACGGCGCGATTGAGAAACGGCAGGGGGAGCTCAGGGCTAAGATCGCCGAG CTTAGCAAGGCGAAAGAGGACCATCTGCTTAAGGAGCAGGTGGAGGCACACATGGTCCAGCAGCTCGAGAATGAGGTCAATGCCCTCAAGCAGAGGCTTCATGATTATAACAGAGAGCAGCTGTCACTGCGCAATGCATCAAAAGCCTTGGACGAAAAGAGAGAGGATACACTGAGGAAG ATCAACCAGGCTGATTTTGAGTTGGTGAAAGTTatgcaagaaaagaaaaagctATCAGCCAAAATTGTTCATTCCCCTGAAAAGCTCCAG AGGAACCTTGAGGAGAAGAAATCAGTCCGTGATGAGTTAAAGAACTTAGAGAAGATAGCAATGCAGAAAGTCCAAGAGAAAACCAATACTCTTGAGATGTATACTAAG GTTTCTGAGAAACTAGCGAAGCATCTCTCTAAAATATCTGCTGTACATGAAAAG AGCGCTGCTGCTAAAGCTTTTGAGAAGGATGTTAAAGCACACAAAGAGAAGATCAGTGATCAAAATCTGGAGATAAAGGCACTTCGCAATAAAGCTGCTGAATGGGAAATGAAAG TACTCGAGAACGAGGCCAAAGTGAAAGCAAAGGAGAAAGAAAGGGATCAAAGAGTTGGAGAGCACAATCGGAAGATGACTGCATTGAAATCTGAAGTTGAATCGGAGCAGAAGTGCCTTgaggagaaagaaagaaaaataaaggaAACAATTGACAAG GGTTCTGAATTATGCTCTCAAGCTGATTCGGTTGCTGAAGCTGGAAGGAAGAAAATAGAGGAAATCTATGGGAAGTATGATCAAGTTTGTGAGGCG GCTAACATGTACATTGATGGTTCGGATCAGTCCTTCGAAGAGACTGATGAAGCTGCAGCGATGCTGAAAACTATAGCCCAGAGTGGCGCTTGA
- the LOC8060894 gene encoding 60S ribosomal protein L17, protein MVKYSREPSNPTKSAKAMGRDLRVHFKNTRETAFAIRKLQLSKAKRYLEDVIAHKQAIPFRRYCGGVGRTAQAKSRHSNGQGRWPAKSAKFILDLLKNAESNAEVKGLDVDTLYVSHIQVNQAQKQRRRTYRAHGRINPYMSSPCHIELMLSEKEEPVKKEAETQIAARKA, encoded by the exons ATG GTGAAGTACTCGAGGGAACCTTCCAACCCCACCAAAT CCGCTAAGGCTATGGGTCGGGACCTGCGTGTGCACTTTAAG AACACACGTGAGACAGCTTTTGCCATCAGGAAGCTGCAGCTTAGCAAGGCTAAAAGGTATCTTGAGGATGTGATTGCCCACAAGCAAGCCATTCCCTTCCGTAGGTACTGTGGTGGTGTTGGACGTACAGCGCAAGCTAAGTCTCGCCACTCGAATGGTCAGGGACGTTGGCCTGCCAAGTCTGCTAAATTCATTTTGGATCTTCTCAAGAATGCAGAGAGCAATGCTGAA GTTAAGGGCTTGGATGTCGATACGCTCTATGTGTCGCATATTCAGGTGAACCAAGCTCAGAAGCAGCGGCGCCGGACTTACCGTGCTCATGGGCGCATCAACC CTTACATGTCTTCCCCATGCCACATTGAGCTGATGCTTTCAGAGAAGGAAGAGCCAGTGAAGAAAGAG GCTGAGACCCAAATTGCAGCAAGGAAGGCCTAG